From the Mycobacterium noviomagense genome, the window GATGTTCCTGGAGTATCTGTTGGTTGTGGTACTCCACACCGTCTTCGGTGTCGAAGGTCCACGGTTGCGTGGAATGTTTGGAACTGAGTTGCGGGACCCAGTGATCGGCGAGTTGGGCGCCGACGAAGGGCCGATCGCCAGCGGCGAGTTGCTGCAGCTGCTGAAGGGCGGCCGCCTCAGGATCGGCCGGGGGCGTGTTGGGTGAATTGGTTGGGGTGGAGTAGGAGTCGGACGGGTATGCCGCCGATGGTTCGGGTGAGGTTGTTGGTGCGCTTGTTGGTGTGCTGGTGTTGTGGGTGGCCAGGGTTACCGCGATGACGGTGACGAGGACGACGATGGCTGCCGCGACACCGACGCCGGCCCAAATTTTGGCCGGTGAGGCGGGTTGGCGTTGTGGTGGTGGCGGCGCCCAGGTGGGGGGTGGCGGTGGTGTGGAATACGGCGGTGGCGGGGCAGACGCGGGTGGGGCCGGTGGGACGCTCACCGGTGGTCGAGAATGCACCACCGGGGTCGGCGGCGGCGCCGGTGCGACACTCACCGGCGTGGCAGTCGGGGTCGCGGTCTTTTTTTGGTGCTGGGCGTGTTCGATGGCATGACCCAGCACATAGCTCCAGGCCTCAGGCAGCGGGCGCTGCTGGGACGGGTTGCTCAGCGTGTCGGTGATGACCTGGCGCAACAACCCCGGTGTACTCGCCGGAAGGTGCTGAAGGTTTTTGGTGTCATGGTCACCGGCCAACAACCGCAGCGCCAACAAGCCCAACTTGTAGGCATCCGAATAGATGGTGGCCAAATCCTCACCGGCAGGCCGTTCCCAGCCCGGAGTCTCCATCTGCGCCAGCGCCGACACACCGTTGATGCGCATCGCGTCGCAGTCAATGAAATAGACACCCTCATGCGGGACAAGGGAAAACAACAGATTCTTCGGGGAGATATCACCCACACACACACCGTGCTTGTGCAAAAACGCCAACCCCGAAGCCACCTCCCGCAACAACGTATAGCGCTGCACCTCATCGACCACGATGCCCCGCGCCGCCAAAACCGAGGAATGATTCAACAAATGCTGAAACTCCGCGCTGGCCCGCGACACCCCCCTGACCGTCGTCAAATCGATGAAAAACTCATCAGGAATAGCCGGCATCACGAAACCCATTGGGCTACCGGCATCCTCGACCAAAGCACACGGCCACGCAGCAATCGACACCAGCCGCTCCGCCTGCGCATAAGTCAGCGACTCCTCCACCAAAGCCGGCATCGCAGCCAACGCAGTGAAATCAATCCCCGCCCGAGCCTGCGCCCGATACTCCTTATAAACCATCGACGCCGCAAACTTCGTCTTCACATTCGGCGCCCGATACACCACCCCCTGCCCACCCTGACCGATCTTGGTCAACACCCCCAACCTCTCACGCCCAATCACCTGGCGGGCCTTCACCGACTTCCCACCCCGCCCAGCAGCGGGGGCCGTGCCCGGAGTCGACTCAGCCGGCAGTGACTGGACCGAGTCGGCTGCCGCGGTAGACGGCAGCGCTGGTTCGCCACCGAGAGTGGGTCCGGCGGCGGGGCGGGCTGAGTCAGCAAGCAACGTGGGAGCAGGCTCACCCCGCGGCGCGGCGGTCGCGGTCAACGCCTGCCGGGCCGCACGGGCCAACTCCCGAGCACTCTGAAAACGCTCGTCGAGGCTTTTGGCCATCCCCTTCGCGATCACCTCATCAAAACCCGCCGGCACCGCCGAATTAACAGCGCTAGGCTTCGGCGGATCCAACGTCAGATGCCCAGCAATCTGCTGCTCCATACTGTCGCCCGGAAAAGGCGGCACACCGGTCAAACACTCATACAGCACACACGCCAACGCATACACATCGCCGCGCCCATCAGCAGTACCAGTGGTGAAACGCTCCGGAGCCATATACGCCCACGTCCCCACCATCATCCCGGTACTGGTCAACTTGGTGGCCGCAGCATCATGCGCAATACCAAAATCAATCAGATACACAAAATCGTCATCACCAGTCACCAACGCATTCGACGGCTTGACATCACGATGCACCAACCCCACCGCATGCGCGGCGTTCAACGCAGCAGCCAACTGCGCAATCACATGCACCGCCCGCTCCGGGTCCATCGGCCCATCACGCGCCAACAACCCATGCAAATCGACCCCGTCAACAACCGGCATCACCAAATACAGCTGGCCATCAACTTCCCCGGTATCAAAAATCGGAATGATATGCGGCTCAATCAACCGCGCCGCGGTATACGCCTCCCGACGAAACCGCTCCCGATAACCCGGCTCCGCGCTCAACTCAGTCGGCAACACCTTGATCGCCACATCACGGCCGATCACACTGTCATGGGCCTTAAACACCTTGCCCATGCCGCCCTCGCCGATCAACGCGATCAGCCGGTAGCGCCCAAACACCACCTCATCCACCGGCGGCCTCCATCACCAACCTGGTGCCCCATGCTAACCAACCACCCCCAAACCCACAGCCAAATCACCAACCAACCAACACCCCACCCCCACAACACCACCAATAACCGGCCACCTTCTTGCCGCCGATGGCCTACTGAATCGTGACGCCGCGACGCCAGTCCAACGCTCGGCTACCAGATATTGTCGTTGCGAACTGCCGGTAACAGGCCAGATTACTTCGGTTGGGCGGCCGTAATACGTTGAGCGGCAAGGAAAACGAGCAAAAGACTAGTGATCGCAGTGTCCCGAGGGTAATTCGGCCATGTGGGAGGTCAACCACTTGCTCACTTCAGTGAGTTCTTGAGTGCCGTCGTTGAACGACCCCGATGCCGGTTCAGTCGCCACCGCAACGGCGGTCAGTCCCGTCGGCGTCGGTAGCACCCCCAACTGCCGCACGAGATATCTACCGGTGGTTGAGGGTCCCCACCCGCCTTTGAGCCGAGTGTCCGCGATGGACCCAAGCCCCCAACGCTGGTCGTCTTCCACTTGACCCATCAGCGTGAAGATTGGTGCGCTGCTGCTGTCGCATACCGCGGCCGCAGTGAACCGGGCCTGGTTGGTAAGCGACCAGATGGTCTGACCGAAGGCGGTGAACTGGGGCCGCAGTTTCCGCCACTCCACGGTCGTCGGATCGCCGTATTTTTTCAGGAGGGCTTCGACTTTGTGCGCTGCCGTCACAGGATCACCTAGGTTTTCCCAGATTGACTCGGCGGCCGCGTTGTCCGACTCAGTGATGGCGGCCCGCATCGAGTCGGTGACCGTTGGCGGGTTCTCTTCGTCTAAGGCGGTGATGGTCAGCGGGACTTTCATCGTCGACCACGCCGGTCCACTTTCCCAGTCGCCTAAGACGAGTTGCTTTGGGTTGGCGCCCACGGCGCTGATGACGATACCCATTGTCGCGTGGAGCTTGTCCTCCAATTTTGTGAACTCTGCGGCCATTGGTGTCGCTGCGCCGCCTGCAGGCGATCCCGGTGCAGTCGTCGTCCCCGGCGGCGGTGCGGGAACGGCGGTGTGGCGCATGGACGGGTTCGGCGCCGGCAGCGGGGACGCAGGAGCTGAATGGTGCCCCGCAAATACACAACTTGTCAGGATCATACAGAGGGCCAATGCCAGGCTTATGACATCGGCGAGCGCCGACAGGGTGCGACACGAACTCAAGCGGCGTCGTCGAGCGAGCAGTCTCCTGGGCCGGACCGGCCTGGTCCGACGGGGGTTACTACTGCGACTACCGCGCATGCCCGTAGGTGCTCAGGCCGCAGAGAACGCCGGAAGACTGCCGCGACATCGTGTTGACGATCCTCCACAGAACCATTTGCTGTCAACGATTCCCACATGCCATGACGAGGTTGCCGCAGCGGTGACGGCCGCACGCGCGAAGCAGCCGCGGGTTCTCAACCCGCACGGCAGTCACCGGAAGGGATCGGCCGCGTAGCACTCCACCTCAGGTATGAGCGGCTTTTCCGCTGAGATAGGCCACTATCCCGTCAGTAACTGCCGCGGCATATTTCGCTCGCCCATCGGCACTCTGCATCTGTGCGGCGTCGTCGCCGTTTTTCATATTGCCGAGCTCGACCAGAACCGCCGGATACTGGGCCAGATTCAGCCCGGCCAGATCGGCGCGGCCGTACAGACCCTCAGAGCCGATATAGGTCGATGGTTGAAGACCTGATGCGAGCAGTGAATCGCGCATTGTGTGCGCTAGCTGCACCGCTGGGCCGCCCTGCACGTCGTTCAGCGGCGGACTGGAGTAGTTCACGTGGAACCCACGACCGGTCGCCGGGCCGCCGTCGGCGTGGATGCTCACGATCGCGTCCGGATGCATCGCATTGGCCAGCGCGGCGCGCTGATCGACGCAGGGCCCAACGGAATTGTCGTCATCCCGAGACATCTGGGTACGTGCACCCATCTGGTTGAGGGCATCACGGATACGCAGAGTGACATCCCAATTAAAGGCATGTTCGGGGTAGCTATCGTTGGTCGCGGCGCCGCTCGTGTTGCACTGTTTCGTACCGCCCCGGCCGTTGGGGACCTGCCGGGTGATCGACGAGTCGTACACGCCGTTGTGGCCCGGGTCAAGGAAGACAGCCATTCCGGCGAGGCTGACAGCGGAGGCCTTCGGTGCGTCGAACGCTGCCGGGGAGGCAAACGTCACCATTAGCACTGCGACACCAACATGCCGCAGAGCTTTCCGCCGTGCAACTTGTCGCAGTCTGCCGCGCGCAGGCGGTGCGGGCGGATCGAGCATCACAGGATAGTAGCAATCAACGCAGACGCGTTTCGCATCACGCAGTGAGGGATTGGCCGCTATGTGCTGAGTGGGCCTATGGCGCTGGTCAAGGTATCGAAGCAAGGCGCTCAGCGCAGAAGCTGCGGTGTCAGCTGCGACTGTGCTGCCGAATACCGTTGCAGTGGCTGGGATTACAGCGGCTAATAGATGTAGACTTTGGCGTTGTTTCCGCCGGTGCACGTTATCCACGGGTCGTCGCCATTCGCGACGCAGGTCATGACGAAGTCGTTGCCGGAGCATGGGACGGGCGTAACGGCGTTCGCACTGACCTGAGGGCAAGGGACCGCGCCTCCGACGATGACCTGACGCGAGTCACGGCTAGGTGAGTGATAGGTGTTCCAATAGGCCTGCAGGACATTGTTGGCGAATTGGCAAGATGTTTGATCGGTACCGCGCCCAGCGTTGGTCGCCCATGCTGAGTGGTTCATCCCCACGTGGTACCCATCCGAACAGTTCACACCGTACGAGTCGGGCGTCTGCACCAAATCGGGCGGAGGCACCGACGCGGTCGGCGTGTTCGGTGAACTTGTGGGGGTGGAGTACGAATCGGACGGGTATGCCGATGGTTCGGATGAGGTTGTTGGTGCGCTTGTTGGTGTGCTGGTGTTGTGGGTGGCCAGGGTTATCGCGATCACGGCCACGATGACGATAATGGCTGCCGCGACACCGACGCCGGCCCAAATTTTGGCCGGTGAGGCGGGTTGGCGTTGTGGTGGTGGTGGCGCCCAGGCGGGGGGTGGCGGCGGCGTGGAATACGGCGGTGGCGGGGCGGGCGCTGGTGGGGCCGAAGAGCCCACCGGCGGTCGAGAATGCACCACCGGGGTCGGCGGCGGCGCCGGTGCGACACTCACCGGCGTGGCAGTCGGGGTCGCGGTCTTTTTTTGGTGCTGGGCGTGTTCGATGGCATGACCCAGCACATAGCTCCAGGCCTCAGGCAGCGGGCGCTGCTGGGACGGGTTGCTCAGCGTGTCGGTGATGACCTGGCGCAACAACCCCGGTGTACTCGCCGGAAGGTGCTGAAGGTTTTTGGTGTCATGGTCACCGGCCAACAACCGCAGCGCCAACAAGCCCAACTTGTAGGCATCCGAATAGATGGTGGCCAAATCCTCACCGGCAGGCCGTTCCCAGCCCGGAGTCTCCATCTGCGCCAGCGCCGACACACCGTTGATGCGCATCGCGTCGCAGTCAATGAAATAGACACCCTCATGCGGGACAAGGGAAAACAACAGATTCTTCGGGGAGATATCACCCACACACACCGTGCTTGTGCAAAAACGCCAACCCCGAAGCCACCTCCCGCAACAACGTATAGCGCTGCACCTCATCGACCACGATGCCCCGCGCCGCCAAAACCGAGGAATGATTCAACAAATGCTGAAACTCCGCGCTGGCCCGCGACACCCCCCTGACCGTCGTCAAATCGATGAAAAACTCATCAGGAATAGCCGGCATCACGAAACCCATTGGGCTACCGGCATCCTCGACCAAAGCACACGGCCACGCAGCAATCGACACCAGCCGCTCCGCCTGCGCGTAAGTCAGCGACTCCTCCACCAAAGCCGGCATCTCAGCCAACGCAGTGAAATCAATCCCCGCCCGAGCCTGCGCCCGATACTCCTTATAAACCATCGACGCCGCGAACTTCGTCTTCACGTTCGGCGCCCGATACACCACCCCCTGCCCACCCTGACCGATCTTGGTCAACACCCCCAACCTGTCGCGCCCAATCACCTGGCGGGCCTTCACCGCCTTCCCACCCCGCCCAGCAGAGGAGGCCGTGCCCGGAGTCGACTCAGCCGGCAGTGAGTGGACCGAGTCGGCTGCCGCAGTGGGCGGCGGCGCTGGTTCGCCACCGAGAGTGGGTCCGGCGGCGGGGCGGGCTGAATCGGCAAGCAACGTAGGAGCAGGCTCACCCCGCGGCGCGGCGGTCGCGGTCAACGCCTGCCGGGCCGCGCGGGCCAACTCCCGAGCACTCTGAAAACGCTCGTCGAGGCTTTTGGCCATCCCCTTCGCGATCACCTCATCAAAACCCGCCGGCACCGCCGAATTAACAGCGCTAGGCTTGGGCGGATCCAACGTCAGATGCCCGGCGATCTGCTGCTCCATACTGTCACCCGGAAAAGGCGGCACACCGGTCAAACACTCATACAGCACACACGCCAACGCATACACATCGCCGCGCCCATCAGCAGTACCAGTGGTGAAACGCTCCGGAGCCATATACGCCCACGTCCCCACCATCATCCCGGTACTGGTCAACTTGGTGGCCGCAGCATCATGCGCGATACCGAAATCGATCAGATACACAAAATCGTCATCACCAGTCACCAACGCGTTCGACGGCTTGACGTCGCGATGCACCAACCCCACCGCATGCGCGGCGTTCAACGCAGCAGCCAACTGCGCAATCACATGCACCGCCCGCTCCGGGTCCATCGGCCCATCACGCGCCAACAACCCATGCAAATCGACCCCGTCAATAACCGGCATCACCAAATACAGCTGGCCATCAACTTCCCCAGTATCAAAAATCGGAATGATATGCGGCTCAATCAACCGCGCCGCGGTATACGCCTCCCGACGAAACCGCTCCCGATAACCCGGCTCCGCGCTCAACTCAGTCGGCAACACCTTGATCGCCACATCACGGCCGATCACACTGTCATGGGCCTTAAACACCTTGCCCATGCCGCCCTCGCCGATCAACGCGATCAGCCGGTAGCGCCCAAACACCACCTCATCCACCGGCGGCCTCCATCACCCACCTGGAGCAACATGCTAACCAACCACACCCCCACCCACAGCCAAATCACCAACCCAGCCAACACCCCAACCCACACACCCCAGAGCACCACTTTCAACCGCCACACCACGCCGGATTTGAGCCGCAGAAAAGCCCCACCTTTTTGCCACCGATAGCCCACTCAATCGTGTCCTGCGATGCCAGTGTGGCCGCCACCGGCTCGCCTACCGGAAAGTGTGGATCTGAGCTGGCGGTGATATGCCCACTGGCCGTGCCACTGGAGACCGATGTCAGCGTGAATTCGAATGTGCTGTAGGGCATCTCAGCCATTGAACAGCTCGCACAGGCTTTCATGTTCATGTAGTGGAAATGACCGTGGCCGGTGCGGTCGATCACAACACTTTCTCGCATGCCCTTCCACTCCCGGGCGAACGGCGCCAGCACGTCAGCACTCAACCCCGGTGAAGGCGGAGCAGTATTCCAAACCTTCTGGACGATGACGGGAACGGCTACCAGCATCGCGACTGCGAGCACGACGACGGCGCCGAGGATGAGTGCGATCTTGGTACGGCTGCGGCGTTGCGCCTCAGGCGCTGCCTCGGTGATGGGAGTGGGCATGGCCGGAATGCTCGTGTGCCATTGCTGACCATCCCAATACATCAGGCCGGGCTTGCCGCTAGGGTCCGGATACCAGTCAGGAGCCCGTGGTTCAGTCGTCATATGGGTTCTGCCTCAAGGACATTGGTGGCCGTCATGATCGCCGCCAGTAGGGACCAAACTGTGTGCCCTGCACTCAAGCCTCCTTCGAGGCTTTTACTTAATTACTTTGCGGTGCGGATCCAGCCGTTTGAGCTGGATCGCGAGCAAGATCACCAGTACGAGTGCCTGTATGGCGCACGCACTCGCGGCAATCGCCCAGCTGCTGAATTTGTAATCCCACATCGGGTCCGTTTCACCGGAGAAGTGGCGGCGCAGGTCGTTTAGGTCGACGGTGGAAGCGCCCATGGCATACGCCCACCGCGACGGCGACAGCCACGCGAGATACTCCAGGGGCACCCGGCCCTTCACACCGAACATCCCACCGCAGAGCACAAGTTCGGCCATGACGACGAGTACCAGCAGCGGCATTCCACGGTCGGCGTTGCCGATCGTCACCGAAATCAGCAGGCCGATGATCATCGAGACCACCGTCACGGCGACGACCGCCAGAGCCACTTCAAGGCGCGGCCAAGGGATCACCACCGACTGGTCCGGCGGAGGTAGCAATAC encodes:
- a CDS encoding protein kinase domain-containing protein, translating into MDEVVFGRYRLIALIGEGGMGKVFKAHDSVIGRDVAIKVLPTELSAEPGYRERFRREAYTAARLIEPHIIPIFDTGEVDGQLYLVMPVVDGVDLHGLLARDGPMDPERAVHVIAQLAAALNAAHAVGLVHRDVKPSNALVTGDDDFVYLIDFGIAHDAAATKLTSTGMMVGTWAYMAPERFTTGTADGRGDVYALACVLYECLTGVPPFPGDSMEQQIAGHLTLDPPKPSAVNSAVPAGFDEVIAKGMAKSLDERFQSARELARAARQALTATAAPRGEPAPTLLADSARPAAGPTLGGEPALPSTAAADSVQSLPAESTPGTAPAAGRGGKSVKARQVIGRERLGVLTKIGQGGQGVVYRAPNVKTKFAASMVYKEYRAQARAGIDFTALAAMPALVEESLTYAQAERLVSIAAWPCALVEDAGSPMGFVMPAIPDEFFIDLTTVRGVSRASAEFQHLLNHSSVLAARGIVVDEVQRYTLLREVASGLAFLHKHGVCVGDISPKNLLFSLVPHEGVYFIDCDAMRINGVSALAQMETPGWERPAGEDLATIYSDAYKLGLLALRLLAGDHDTKNLQHLPASTPGLLRQVITDTLSNPSQQRPLPEAWSYVLGHAIEHAQHQKKTATPTATPVSVAPAPPPTPVVHSRPPVSVPPAPPASAPPPPYSTPPPPPTWAPPPPQRQPASPAKIWAGVGVAAAIVVLVTVIAVTLATHNTSTPTSAPTTSPEPSAAYPSDSYSTPTNSPNTPPADPEAAALQQLQQLAAGDRPFVGAQLADHWVPQLSSKHSTQPWTFDTEDGVEYHNQQILQEHQRLRQQYGAKLLWSGDWTTYDHPDYWVTVVPQTFGDADSVLSWCTSQNRDLDHCSAEMVSTTLGPNGTHKP
- a CDS encoding serine hydrolase — its product is MEDKLHATMGIVISAVGANPKQLVLGDWESGPAWSTMKVPLTITALDEENPPTVTDSMRAAITESDNAAAESIWENLGDPVTAAHKVEALLKKYGDPTTVEWRKLRPQFTAFGQTIWSLTNQARFTAAAVCDSSSAPIFTLMGQVEDDQRWGLGSIADTRLKGGWGPSTTGRYLVRQLGVLPTPTGLTAVAVATEPASGSFNDGTQELTEVSKWLTSHMAELPSGHCDH
- a CDS encoding Rv3717 family N-acetylmuramoyl-L-alanine amidase, yielding MLDPPAPPARGRLRQVARRKALRHVGVAVLMVTFASPAAFDAPKASAVSLAGMAVFLDPGHNGVYDSSITRQVPNGRGGTKQCNTSGAATNDSYPEHAFNWDVTLRIRDALNQMGARTQMSRDDDNSVGPCVDQRAALANAMHPDAIVSIHADGGPATGRGFHVNYSSPPLNDVQGGPAVQLAHTMRDSLLASGLQPSTYIGSEGLYGRADLAGLNLAQYPAVLVELGNMKNGDDAAQMQSADGRAKYAAAVTDGIVAYLSGKAAHT
- a CDS encoding serine/threonine-protein kinase, whose product is MDEVVFGRYRLIALIGEGGMGKVFKAHDSVIGRDVAIKVLPTELSAEPGYRERFRREAYTAARLIEPHIIPIFDTGEVDGQLYLVMPVIDGVDLHGLLARDGPMDPERAVHVIAQLAAALNAAHAVGLVHRDVKPSNALVTGDDDFVYLIDFGIAHDAAATKLTSTGMMVGTWAYMAPERFTTGTADGRGDVYALACVLYECLTGVPPFPGDSMEQQIAGHLTLDPPKPSAVNSAVPAGFDEVIAKGMAKSLDERFQSARELARAARQALTATAAPRGEPAPTLLADSARPAAGPTLGGEPAPPPTAAADSVHSLPAESTPGTASSAGRGGKAVKARQVIGRDRLGVLTKIGQGGQGVVYRAPNVKTKFAASMVYKEYRAQARAGIDFTALAEMPALVEESLTYAQAERLVSIAAWPCALVEDAGSPMGFVMPAIPDEFFIDLTTVRGVSRASAEFQHLLNHSSVLAARGIVVDEVQRYTLLREVASGLAFLHKHGVCG
- a CDS encoding DUF2510 domain-containing protein; translation: MTTEPRAPDWYPDPSGKPGLMYWDGQQWHTSIPAMPTPITEAAPEAQRRSRTKIALILGAVVVLAVAMLVAVPVIVQKVWNTAPPSPGLSADVLAPFAREWKGMRESVVIDRTGHGHFHYMNMKACASCSMAEMPYSTFEFTLTSVSSGTASGHITASSDPHFPVGEPVAATLASQDTIEWAIGGKKVGLFCGSNPAWCGG